From the Candidatus Bathyarchaeum sp. genome, the window TGTTTGCCAGAGCTGATTTTTCAAGTCCAGTAACTTGTTTTAGTTTTTTGAAGGTTAATGCCTCAGAATACAGTTGAATTAAGATTTTGAATCGGCTTTGGTTTGCCAGAGCCTTTGCTAACTGTATGGTTTCTTCTCCAAGGACCAGCCGTTTTTCAGTCAACATTTTTCTCCTCAACGGGTATGTAGGCTTCTAAAACACAATCAGGGTCACTAAGGTCCTTACATTTTTCGTCGTAACGCCAAAGCATGTAACCATGGGACTCTTTGTATTCTGATTTGGGAAGCCATTGACTGTAAACATAATCCAGACCATTAACAAAGTCGTTTCCTTTCAACTGGAAAACAGCATATTTTGTTGTGGGCAGTTGTTTGTAAAAAAAATCAACAGGAGAATCAGATGGCTTAGAAACTTGCACGCCAGCAAAAATTGTGTACTCTTTGGTTTTGACGTATTCTTCGGTTTGAATGTGAACTTCCCATCCAACCCCCTTTTCGACGATGATTTTTTCTAGTTCTTCTACATGTCCGGCGTACTTTTTTCCAAAACGCTCCCAAAGACGCCCAATTTCGTTTTGTATACTGCCGCCTTCGTGACTGTGAAAGGGGTTGCCATAAAAGACACACCCTAACAGTTTCAAAGAAATTGGCTCAGTTATTTTTGGTTTCATTGGCGCCTCATAACAGTAAACATGGCGATTTGCTGATTAATGTTTTCACTATTACTCGTAGCATTCGGGAGCTTCACCTTCCGGGGGCACCCATTCACCCCAGGCTTTGAAACGGTCAGGAACTTGGGGGTCTTTTACCCGGTCACAGGTTGGAAAATACACCTTCAAATCCAGAACCGGAGTTCCATCAAAGGTGTCAAGTTGGTTGACGGTTACGGTTCCGGTTTGGTGGTTGACTTTTTTGATTTCGCATACTGTAACGTTTACGGGGTTGGGTCGAACTGGGCTTCGGGTAGCAAACAAACCCGTCAAAACATTGGGCGCATATGGGGGCTTCATTTGCATGTCGACTTGGTCGCGGTATTTGGCGTATTTGCTACCCCACCACACCACCATTAGATGGCTGAAATTGTCAACCTCCAACAGTGCGTCCTTGTATTTGTCTTCTAGCTGGATTTGCACATCGTCTCCACGCTTCACATAACCGATTGGAAAAACTTCAAAATTTTCGCTCATTCTAATCACAAGCAGTAATAGCTGTGCCAAAAATTTAAATATTCCTATAAAACATAAATAATATTCCCAATAATAACGGAATAACTTGTCATATAACGAGTTAAAAACCAACCAACAGCTGAGCCTAAGTAAAGAAATCTCATTAACAAAATTGCGTGATTTAATGAAGTCGAACAGAAAAGTTCAGATTAATGCACTAAACTATTCAAGAATTAACACCCATCAAGGTTGACAAATTGAGATCGAAAATTTCTCTTGTCCAGAGCGAAAAATCGTACGCAGGTATACAAAAGGTACTGGACCTCATGAAAGACGACCTGAAAAACGCGTTGTCAAATGTTTCCTCAATGGCTATAAAAATCAACCTTGTAATTACCCGAACCCCCAGATACAGCAAAGGAGTGGAAATCGCAGTAACACCCCTCCAAGCAGTAAAAAGTTACATCGACTTTGTTTCACCTTTCTACGACAAAGAAATCGTCATAGCAGAAAAGTCCACGTGGGGAAAAACCAAAGAGGGCTTTGAAATGTACGGGTTCGCCGAGTTGGCGGAACAAAACTCCCAGATTCGACTTTTAGACCTCAAAGACGATAC encodes:
- a CDS encoding TrmO family methyltransferase codes for the protein MSENFEVFPIGYVKRGDDVQIQLEDKYKDALLEVDNFSHLMVVWWGSKYAKYRDQVDMQMKPPYAPNVLTGLFATRSPVRPNPVNVTVCEIKKVNHQTGTVTVNQLDTFDGTPVLDLKVYFPTCDRVKDPQVPDRFKAWGEWVPPEGEAPECYE
- a CDS encoding GyrI-like domain-containing protein, translating into MKPKITEPISLKLLGCVFYGNPFHSHEGGSIQNEIGRLWERFGKKYAGHVEELEKIIVEKGVGWEVHIQTEEYVKTKEYTIFAGVQVSKPSDSPVDFFYKQLPTTKYAVFQLKGNDFVNGLDYVYSQWLPKSEYKESHGYMLWRYDEKCKDLSDPDCVLEAYIPVEEKNVD